The following is a genomic window from Solanum stenotomum isolate F172 chromosome 4, ASM1918654v1, whole genome shotgun sequence.
TTAGCCATattgttgaaaaatgaaatggaaGTTGGTATATTTTCCTGAACATAAGTTAGTTAACTTATTTAGAGAAGTGAGAAGCCAAAGTATTCCCTTTATAACAACTTCTCAATCAGTTaccatattttatatatattgaactTACAACTTGCAAGTCAAAGAAAGCTTCTAATAATTCCCAACTCTGCTTCAATCTAAAAGGAACTGTCTTTGCCATTGCCTCATCTATCATGTCAAAGTTGCTTTAGTTACACTTCCCCCCATCCCTAAGTATACGTCatacttttccttttagtttgtcccaaaaaaatatcataCTCTATTGTGGCATAATATACTCTATCCAAATTCTGCAAAAGCTATGCGTGTTTGAGGATCCGATAAATTGTGGCAATAATTTTGGAAAGTTCAAGCAACATAAGTCATACTTCCTTATTTAGAAACACTTTAACTTGAGATGATTTATAGTCATACAGATCATACGATtcaaagttttttctttttttgtttaaattatatatatgctCAATCAACACCATTATATAAACTGAGACGGAGTGAGTAATAAGTTCTAAGTTAAGCATCATGATTGAAAAGaagagttaaaacatttgtgtaTGATttgaataatcaaaataaaacttcATCCTTCAACCATGTAACCAAAACTGTGTTCCAAATTCTATAGATAAATagcaccaccaccaccaccaatatcaacaacaacaacatattcagtaaAATCCCACCAAATAGGGTCTGGAGAATATAAAGTGTACACAGACTTTACCACTACCTTGGACTGTTTTCAAAAGTGGAATACCATATTATGAACAAAACTTAGTAGTCCACGTTCAGGGTGTCAAATGAACGGATTGGATTAAAATGGACTGATCTGATAAATGGACAGGTTAATAACTTGCACAAATTAACTTGAGCTAAAATGGATTTGGCTGAAATGAGCTAAAAACTGGATTGGGTTAATGACCCTATTATCTGAGTCATGTTGTCCACCAGTTGTAGAAAATTGAAGGGATAATATATaagaaatgtatatatttatatacataatatgtCAAGTTTTAGCATTTCTAGATAgattcatattaaaatattatcaaatgaATTGGTGATTAAATCTTGTTTGTTATGGTGGGAATTAGTCTTTAACTCAGTGAaaagaaatacataattttACTTCACATTTATTCATTAATCTTTAGTATTATTGTCTTACTACAGAGGATTGATTTTTATGGTAGTTGCAACAATGGGACTATTTACTACATATTTTGAACTTGCAAGTTAAAAGGAAGTCCTCAATAATTCCAACTTTGCTTCACTCTAAAAGGAACTTCCTTTACCATTGCCCCATCTATCATGTCAAAAATTTGCTTTAGTTGTATTCCTTCCGTCTCATATTATGTgttatacttttctttttagtctatcCCAAAAGAATGTCTAACTGTATTGTGTGTCGGATACTCCAAAAGCTATTCATTTTTGAGGATTTGACATGACTCCGGCAGCCATTTTGTAAGGTTCCAGCAACATAACTCATAACCCTCAATCATGAAACCAAAGATAAAGACAGGACTGTATCCTGTATCCATCGTTCGTAAAGCCATAGCCACTAAAACTAACTTCCAAATTCTATAGGTAAAAAGTATTAGTCATTCAAAGGTGCTCAACTGGTTTAAATATTGAAGGTGCTACTTTTAGATTGGATGCTCAATCAATCTCTATCTTTATATGTTATTAGTCATTTTCAATATGAATATATAATGTTTGGAGCACTGGTTGCTTGAGCACCTAGTAGCCACCATTGTAAGTCCTTCCATTGGTCATCAAAGTTTTAGAATATACATATATGTTATGCTTTACAACTTGCTTAAGGGTTATCTAGTCATCTTATTTACTGTGATATACATCCTTTTTTAATCTGTATGAACAAAATACAAATGTTTGGATTATTATTTGCCTCATTGTCAATAATTCAATCTTATATGTTTTGAGTTCAAAATTAATCCTACTgttaaaaatggagaaaaataaTCATTTGAATATTTCATGCATCAATCAGCAAGTTAAGTCTTTAACTAAGTGGGGAAAAAAGGCATAATTTTACTTCACAATTATTCATTAGACAGTGTCTTAATCAGTTCTGTTCTCACAGAGGTTCCACTCTTATGGTAGTGGCAACAATAGGACTTTTTACAACATATTTACCACTAGTTTCAACCCAACTCAAAGaaccataaacaagataatTATCTACTAACAATGGACCTTCTATCCTAAGCTTGTAGCTTTGTTTTTCATACTTCTCTTTGAAAACCAACTTGTCAGGTGCAACACTAACTGTATATTTACCCATTGGGGTCAATTTAGCTGTGTATGTTGACTGACCATCTCCAAGATTAGTCACTGTCCTGTTGAATTCTTGTATCCGTTTCGGATCAGACTTGCTGCTGTTGAAGTTGAAATAGCCAATGAAAGATGGATAGTTTAAGTCCAATGAAGGTTTGGAACATGAATAAGAGGAGGATCTTGTGATGGATTTTATCTGTTTGGATGTGAAATCTAGACCACAGAGGAGATTTACGTAGTCTTCTGGTGTAGCATCGTAGATAAGTCCGGGGTCCAGTGCCTTATTTGGATTGATATGGCCAGCTCCCATGGCAAGGGGAGTAGCAGCATTGTTATCTCTACCGATGTCTCGGATGGGCCCTTGTGTGTTGTCTAATGAATCGGCTGTGGTCATCATGGCCGAGCGGATGGCAGCAGGGCTCCATTTGGGGTGTACCCCTTTCAGAAGTGCTGCTACACCAGCAGCATGAGGACATGACATCGACGTACCAGATATAATATTGAAGTAACTGAATAGCTCTCGAGAGTTAATTTTAGCTACTGCTAATTTTTGAGGCCATGATGCTAATATCAAGGCGCCCGGAGCCATGAGGTCAGGTTTGAGAATAGAAGGGCAGCTTCCTGATGGTCCCCTTGAGCTGTAGCTAGCAACTTTTGGTGCTGGTTTAGCACCAAGATGAGTCACTTGAAATTCGAGTCTTGCTTTAGGCGAATGACTACTCTTGATGTACTTCAAAACTTCATCACCATCTTGAAAGTTCAAAAATATAGCTGGAAATTCACTTTGGAGGTAGAATTCCAAGTCAGTAGTGTTTGTTATGAAGACACCACCCGAAACGTTTGAATTTCTTATATTGTACACTTGATCACTTATTGATCCATTCGCATCATAGCAGACAGCGATTTTGTATGCATTTTTATTCAGCTCCTTATCATCTAGGCATGAGTTGAGGAAAACGATGGAGCTGCCGCTTGAACTTGAATTCCCGGGGTAGAGGGATAAACCTGTGACTGAAACTCCATTGCCTAGAGTTAGTGTCCCAAGAAATTCGCGATCGACTGTGCCAGCAGCCATAGTGAGAACCCAAGGTGTTCCATTATGCAAACTCTCAATATCAGGCCCTTCATTTCCTGCTGAAGTGGAAACAAATATACCTTTCTCCACTGCAGCAAATGCAGCAATAGCTATCGGATCATCATATAGCTGACGACCATCTATGCCTAATGACAACGATATTACATCCACTCCATCCTCAATTGCCTGATCAATTGCAGCCAGAATATCAGATAACATAGAACCTTCATCCCACAAAGCCTTGTACATTGCCACATGAGCCTTTGGTGCCATCCCAGTAGCAGCACCAGGGGCATATCCAAAATAAGACGCAGACTCAACACGACTTCCTGCAGCTGTGGTAGACGTATGAGTTCCATGCCCCTCCGTATCACGAGCTGAATTCATCTCAATGGTAATATTCGGATTGCTAGCAATTAGTCCTTTGTTGAAGTAACGCGCACCAATGAGCTTCTTGTTACACAAAGAGGAATTAAACTGAGTTCCACTTTCACATTCACCTTTCCATCTTGATGGAACATCAGTCATCCCATTATCATTATAACTTTTACTCTCTGGCCACACCCCTGTATCAACCAAACCAATTATAACATCTCTACCATAATCTGACTTTGGCCATGCACCAGAATTGGAATTCAGGCCAAGGAATTGTGACGTATGAGTCGTGTCGATTTTAACTGTCATGTCCTTAGTTGAAGAAAGATAACCTTGAGACTTCTTGATAACTTGTAGCTCAGAAGGAGTAAGACTTGCACTAAAACCATGAATAGCATTAGTGTAAGCATATACAAGGGAACCATGATATGAGCTATCTGATATAGAAGCAAGAGTAGACAAGTACCAACTATGATGACTAGAAAAAGCTTTTGGCATGGCTGACAAATCCATATGGATGATATAAGTTTCTGACTTAGACATAGTAAATGGAAATAAAATAGCAAGAAAACAGAAGCATAAGGCAATATAGTTAGccatttttttgaagaaatgaaatagAAGTTGGGATATATATTCTTGAACATAAGTTAGTTTACTTATATAGAGTATTTAGAGGAATAAGACCCTCTCATCAAACATCTCAATCAGTTTCTTTCATATATTGAAATTGCAACTTGCAAGTTATAAAGAAAGTTTGCAATAATTCCAAACTCTGCTTCACTCTAAAAGGAACTTTCTTTGCCATTCATATATCATGTCAAAATTGCTTTAGTTTTACTCCTTCCATCCTAAATTATAAAtcgtatttttctttttagtctgtcCTTGAATAGTATCATACTCTACATTGCTCGGAATAAATCCGATACTCtaaaaggtatatatatttattagagAAGTATTGATGGCACAAACTATTAGTTTCCTCCCCGAACCTTAAAAACACTcttctacttgactaactaaacttagatacactcCTGATCTGTCATATGACATAGTAAGtagtctcaaactcttgtaggagcatgGTTGAAAGCACCCTTAAACTTGGcgagaatttaggggtgtatttcactcatattGTAAGATCGagggtgtatttaagttcagttaatCAAGTAAAGGGGTGTTTTAAACttttaaggctgtcaatagtttggggaagaaactaataatttgcgtcgagtttagaggtgttttcatctctttatatttattgatgatcCGACACGGATGAGATGATTTATAACCACACAAACATCTAAAAgtcattctttcttttttaaactacATATCCAGTTAAATACTGTCACATAAATTACGACGACAGAgtgataaattttaattatgtagCATATGATTGATCACAAGAGTTAACATTTGTGTAATGATTTGAATAatcattataaatttatttgcaACTCAATCATAGAGCCAAATATACATAAATGAGTATATCTTGTATCCATCATAGGTAAAACCATAGCCACTAAAACTGACTTCCAAATTTCTATAGATAAAAAGTAGCACCCAAAGTATTATATTCAGTGGTCCATAAACTTAAGCTGACGATCTAGATGACAAAGGAGGGCCAATCGAAAAAATCGTAAGCAGATTCAgaatttcaacttttaaaacGTTTTACTCATAAATGTGTTTGAAATTTAGTATGTAGGAATTTACTAGTTTTCTTAACACATACGTAAGGTCTAGGCTAAGTTAATGCGCCCCAGGAAATAATTGGTTACGTGGTGCTTAAacgttttaatttatgtgtccTAATTTATAGTACGAATGTCAAACTTGTTTAAAAACTGACTTTTAGTATAACTCAATCTCAAAAGCTAGTTCATGTAGTTCTAACTCGTTCCTTTTTTATCTGATACAAGACTTTTCAACAAAATTAACTAACTTTCGATGTGAATTTAGACATTAAATCctcaactttttaaaataaaattttaacatttaaaaattactataagCCATGATAGTTAagcattaaaaatatttttaaaatcttgatgaaagaaaatattatttaactCTTCAAATAATAAACAGGACATATTATTGGAAACAGTTTGGAGTACTTTAGTTAGCTTAGCCAAACTAGCTTTTGTCCTTTAGCCAATTTATTGGACACACATTTAACAATTCTAATTCATCAACATAGGTTCTGGTCGGATATTTGTGATCTCTCCATCCATAACAAGAGATTTCATGTTCGAATCCtaagaatgaaaataataatcttgTTGAGAGAATCATCCTCAGAAACGGACCTCTTACGAtgcatgaatttgaattttaattatacTCCAATACGGATATCAAACATcgtataaaaaaacaaataaaaacaaatgcctatcattttcatgttatattgttagttattattatgTTCACATGTAGAGAATGACATCAAGATTCTTGTAATggacaaaaataattatagaattATGGCATTAATTGCCTTAATAAGACCATACaaactaatatatttttttataaatagaaaaattattggAGACCACCCATATGTTTTTTATCTTTGATAAATATAATTCAGAGTGACTTTTTATTGGCCAAAAAATAATTAGGTACAACCAGACTTTTATCTTTCAAAAAGTTTCCACTAGTAACATGAATTTCTGTAATTTAAGAAGACTTTAAGTCAATTTGTTATAAAAGcagtaaacaaaaaaaagtttttcaacTTTTGGTAGTGATATTATTTTAGAAACTTCTTGGAGAAAAATTGGGTGTAACATAGTAAAAGGAATATTATTGGATTATGAGTCATTCAATTGTTATCATTatgaatagaagaagaaaaattgcaaAATGTTAGTcacatgtatttttaaaaattgatgtaTAACAAGACCCCTCAAGTCAAATCATGTCCATACATGAAGAAAAACAAAGGAAAGTTTGGCATGAATATTTGATAACTAATCAGTAGCGCGGCTCAATAAAATTGGAGGCctgaattcaattttaataaaagatattttttttctgcttaatatattttgaaagaaaaaataacatataaatcTGTTATAAGTTTAAATTGGGTCTCATATCTTCTTTTAACTACATATTTCAGGTTCGAGCCTTAAGAATTAAAAAGATCTTGTTTGGGAGCACTTTTCTATTTAGTCGACTTTGTGTGTCTCAAAATTGAACTAATCAAACAATTCAATATAGATATCAAACATCAGCCTCCAAAATTTGGGTGCATAAATCCCTTGCTTTAGCGGCTTGACCCTCTAGACAGTCTCggtaacaacaataatatattcaatgtaATCTTACAAAGTAAGATCCGAAAAGGATAGTGTGTACACAATCTTACCAGGGACGGATGCAGTTTAAATATAGCAAGTTTCATCTGAAATTAGTACTTTTAACGCAGGGtataattttatgtttgaaaaattacaataaatattggATATAAACTCATAACTTTAAGAATATGATGAGTTTGAAACTAAAAATCTATAAAACTGAATATTTTGTATGAcagaaaaatattcttttaaaagagaaattttcacacattattattattatgaaataTCAATCTAATActcaatatttataaaaaggtTTGATTGTTATACACTTATCATCAatctttaataaataaaataactcgAGAAATACTTTTTCATTTATCAATCAAACgtcaaaaacaccaaaaaagCAATTTCCTAAAATTGACACAACATGTGAACCTCGTCCCATTA
Proteins encoded in this region:
- the LOC125862201 gene encoding subtilisin-like protease SBT3, giving the protein MANYIALCFCFLAILFPFTMSKSETYIIHMDLSAMPKAFSSHHSWYLSTLASISDSSYHGSLVYAYTNAIHGFSASLTPSELQVIKKSQGYLSSTKDMTVKIDTTHTSQFLGLNSNSGAWPKSDYGRDVIIGLVDTGVWPESKSYNDNGMTDVPSRWKGECESGTQFNSSLCNKKLIGARYFNKGLIASNPNITIEMNSARDTEGHGTHTSTTAAGSRVESASYFGYAPGAATGMAPKAHVAMYKALWDEGSMLSDILAAIDQAIEDGVDVISLSLGIDGRQLYDDPIAIAAFAAVEKGIFVSTSAGNEGPDIESLHNGTPWVLTMAAGTVDREFLGTLTLGNGVSVTGLSLYPGNSSSSGSSIVFLNSCLDDKELNKNAYKIAVCYDANGSISDQVYNIRNSNVSGGVFITNTTDLEFYLQSEFPAIFLNFQDGDEVLKYIKSSHSPKARLEFQVTHLGAKPAPKVASYSSRGPSGSCPSILKPDLMAPGALILASWPQKLAVAKINSRELFSYFNIISGTSMSCPHAAGVAALLKGVHPKWSPAAIRSAMMTTADSLDNTQGPIRDIGRDNNAATPLAMGAGHINPNKALDPGLIYDATPEDYVNLLCGLDFTSKQIKSITRSSSYSCSKPSLDLNYPSFIGYFNFNSSKSDPKRIQEFNRTVTNLGDGQSTYTAKLTPMGKYTVSVAPDKLVFKEKYEKQSYKLRIEGPLLVDNYLVYGSLSWVETSGKYVVKSPIVATTIRVEPL